One part of the Verrucomicrobiia bacterium genome encodes these proteins:
- the sppA gene encoding signal peptide peptidase SppA encodes MPCGPAPGRVDGPPAPKRSGISGWWWVVGVLVVLGIGGVLVVGYVSDQVRTMRVSAMGGFGGSSRTDELREVVLRPAGTRNKIVVMDLTGIISGDPWDYMGNTLVTHVERQLERAAQDPHVKAVVVRVDSPGGEVLASDEIYQRLQAFQERHDKPMVASMGRLAASGGYYVAAPCQWIVAHELTITGSIGVIMQGYNWRGLMDKVGVSPQVFKSGDLKDMLSPSKREEEITSEERRIVQDLVNETFERFKSVVEEGRGLARARNEDNSGEERDRGRALARSWEDYADGRLLSGKEAWTLGMVDELGNFDTAVERARRLAGIQDARLVQYLRPMGFGSLFRLFGQGEEARVTVDLGIAMPNLRAGLYFLAPELVR; translated from the coding sequence GTGCCTTGCGGCCCGGCGCCGGGCCGGGTTGACGGTCCGCCGGCGCCGAAGCGGTCCGGGATCTCGGGATGGTGGTGGGTGGTGGGCGTGCTGGTGGTGCTGGGGATCGGCGGGGTGCTGGTGGTCGGCTACGTTTCCGACCAGGTCCGGACGATGCGGGTCAGTGCGATGGGAGGATTTGGCGGGTCGAGCCGGACGGACGAGTTGCGGGAGGTGGTGCTGCGGCCGGCGGGGACGCGGAACAAGATCGTGGTGATGGACCTGACGGGCATCATCTCCGGCGATCCATGGGATTACATGGGGAACACGCTGGTGACCCACGTGGAGCGGCAACTCGAACGGGCGGCGCAGGATCCGCATGTGAAGGCGGTGGTGGTGCGGGTGGATTCGCCGGGGGGCGAGGTGCTGGCCTCGGACGAGATCTACCAGCGTTTGCAGGCCTTCCAGGAAAGGCACGACAAGCCGATGGTGGCGTCGATGGGGAGGTTGGCGGCGTCGGGTGGGTATTACGTCGCGGCTCCCTGCCAGTGGATTGTGGCGCACGAGTTGACGATCACCGGGAGCATCGGGGTGATCATGCAGGGCTACAACTGGCGCGGATTGATGGACAAGGTCGGGGTGAGCCCGCAGGTGTTCAAGAGCGGGGATTTGAAGGACATGCTGAGTCCGAGCAAGCGCGAGGAGGAGATCACCTCGGAGGAGCGGCGGATCGTCCAGGATCTGGTCAACGAGACGTTCGAGCGGTTCAAGTCGGTGGTCGAGGAGGGACGCGGGCTGGCGCGGGCGCGGAACGAGGACAATTCCGGCGAGGAGCGGGACCGTGGACGTGCGTTGGCGCGGAGTTGGGAGGATTACGCGGACGGACGGCTGTTGTCGGGGAAGGAGGCGTGGACGCTGGGGATGGTGGATGAACTGGGGAACTTCGACACGGCGGTGGAAAGGGCCCGGAGGCTGGCGGGGATCCAGGATGCGCGGCTGGTGCAGTATCTGAGGCCGATGGGATTTGGGTCGTTGTTCCGTCTGTTCGGGCAGGGGGAGGAGGCCCGGGTGACGGTGGACCTGGGGATCGCCATGCCCAATCTGCGGGCGGGTCTCTACTTCCTGGCGCCGGAACTGGTCCGCTGA